A single genomic interval of Gossypium raimondii isolate GPD5lz chromosome 11, ASM2569854v1, whole genome shotgun sequence harbors:
- the LOC105800911 gene encoding myb-related protein 315, giving the protein MGRQPCCDKVGLKRGPWTIEEDHKLTNFLLNNGIICWRKVPKLAGLLRCGKSCRLRWINYLRPGLKRGSFTDSEEHQIIQLHSRLGNRWSKIASHFPGRTDNEIKNHWNTRIKKKLKQLGLDSQKPFEIEKSQKNYGNKNNMNSDSSSSNNQEAISLESRPEDDHGMKICPKKAEKPEEMKASVDETNDPLNNYQMLCGSSDLDWLKESNNVSMGETACVEEEYWVDGVDSFLSWDSFVQVEDKFFPSWEIGN; this is encoded by the exons ATGGGAAGACAACCTTGTTGTGATAAAGTTGGATTAAAGCGAGGTCCATGGACAATCGAAGAAGATCATAAGCTCACCAATTTCTTACTCAACAATGGTATTATCTGTTGGCGAAAGGTTCCCAAGCTTGCAG GGCTGTTAAGATGTGGAAAAAGTTGCAGATTAAGATGGATAAACTATCTAAGACCTGGCCTTAAGAGAGGGTCTTTTACAGATTCTGAAGAACATCAGATTATTCAACTTCATTCACGTCTCGGAAATAG GTGGTCCAAGATTGCTTCACATTTCCCTGGCCGTACAGACAATGAAATCAAGAATCATTGGAATACTCGAATCAAGAAGAAGCTAAAGCAGCTCGGTTTAGACTCACAAAAACCTTTTGAGATTGAGAAATCCCAGAAAAATTATGGTAATAAAAACAACATGAATTCAGACTCTAGTTCATCAAATAACCAAGAAGCAATTAGCTTAGAATCAAGGCCTGAGGATGATCATGGCATGAAAATTTGTCCAAAAAAAGCTGAAAAACCAGAAGAAATGAAAGCATCTGTGGATGAAACAAATGATCCATTGAACAACTACCAGATGTTATGTGGAAGCTCTGATTTAGATTGGTTGAAGGAATCCAACAATGTTTCAATGGGTGAAACAGCATGTGTTGAAGAAGAATATTGGGTTGATGGTGTGGATTCATTTCTTTCATGGGATAGCTTTGTTCAAGTGGAAGATAAATTCTTTCCTTCTTGGGAAATAGGCAATTGA